A window of Panthera leo isolate Ple1 chromosome D2, P.leo_Ple1_pat1.1, whole genome shotgun sequence contains these coding sequences:
- the LBX1 gene encoding transcription factor LBX1: MTSKEDGKAAPGEERRRSPLDHLPPPANSNKPLTPFSIEDILNKPSVRRSYSLCGAAHLLAAADKHAPGGLPLAGRALLSQTSPLCALEELASKTFKGLEVSVLQAAEGRDGMTIFGQRQTPKKRRKSRTAFTNHQIYELEKRFLYQKYLSPADRDQIAQQLGLTNAQVITWFQNRRAKLKRDLEEMKADVESAKKLGPSGQMDIVALAELEQNSEAAGGGGGGCGRAKSRPGSPALPPGAPQAPGAGPLQLSPASPLTDQPASSQDCSEDEEDEEIDVDD; the protein is encoded by the exons TCCAAGGAGGACGGCAAGGCGGCGCCGGGGGAAGAGCGGCGGCGCAGCCCGCTGGATCACCTGCCGCCGCCCGCCAACTCCAACAAGCCGCTGACTCCGTTCAGCATCGAGGACATCCTCAACAAGCCGTCTGTGCGGAGAAGTTACTCGCTGTGCGGGGCGGCGCACCTGCTGGCGGCGGCGGACAAGCACGCGCCGGGCGGCTTGCCCCTGGCGGGCCGCGCGCTGCTCTCGCAGACCTCGCCGCTGTGCGCGCTGGAGGAGCTCGCCAGCAAGACCTTTAAGGGGCTGGAGGTCAGCGTCCTGCAGGCAGCTGAAG GCCGCGACGGGATGACCATCTTTGGGCAGCGACAGACCCCTAAGAAGCGGCGAAAGTCTCGAACAGCCTTCACCAACCACCAGATCTACGAGTTGGAGAAGCGTTTCCTCTACCAGAAGTACCTGTCCCCCGCCGATCGCGACCAAATCGCGCAGCAGCTGGGCCTCACCAACGCTCAGGTCATCACCTGGTTCCAGAATCGGCGCGCCAAGCTCAAGCGGGACCTGGAGGAGATGAAGGCCGACGTGGAGTCCGCCAAGAAACTGGGCCCCAGCGGGCAGATGGACATCGTGGCGCTGGCCGAACTCGAGCAGAACTCGGAGGCCgcgggcggcggtggcggcggctgCGGCAGGGCCAAGTCTAGGCCTGGCTCTCCGGCGCTCCCTCCAGGCGCCCCGCAGGCCCCGGGCGCCGGGCCCCTGCAGCTCTCGCCCGCCTCCCCGCTCACGGACCAGCCGGCCAGCAGCCAGGACTGCTCAGAGGACGAGGAAGACGAAGAGATCGACGTGGACGATTGA